Proteins from a single region of Sphaerochaeta globosa str. Buddy:
- a CDS encoding MBL fold metallo-hydrolase RNA specificity domain-containing protein, which yields MHITFFGAAQQVTGSCTLVEVNGKYLLVDCGLPQGNDEREVGMDLPFRADAIDYVFLTHAHIDHTGRIPLLVKEGFKGKIFATSATAQLCDIMLADSGHIQEMEAEWKSRKAIRAGKKGVEPLYTVQDAQNAMQFFESCVYEEICEIDEGLKVRFNDAGHLLGSSSIEFWLKEGKERRKLVFSGDIGNFDQPLIKDPDYIDEADFVIMESTYGNRVHKKPENAVGSSVPTHIRAQELAEIIERTFKRGGNVIIPSFAVGRTQEILYLLRVVIEKKLCPTVRDIPVFVDSPLSVKATHVFAGNLFGYMDDETMELVNKGINPILFPSLVTITDVADSIALNKRKESCVIISSSGMCEAGRIKHHLKHNLYRSECTVLFSGYQAGGTLGRSILDGARHVTIFGEQIDVRCEVCELHGISGHADQEGLIKWLTSFKKEPRRAFIVHGDKEVAPWFASFVTRTLNIQAYAPVALERFDLLDEALLPVGLEVDDKVVPYIRELREALEELKKQEASMLSVVQRMQTSGSELHMDEKRAVRLTNAIHRLASDLEYLKMKWAADAD from the coding sequence ATGCATATAACTTTCTTTGGAGCAGCACAGCAGGTGACCGGTAGTTGTACCCTGGTCGAGGTGAATGGCAAGTACCTTTTAGTCGATTGCGGCCTTCCACAGGGAAACGACGAACGCGAGGTGGGTATGGATTTGCCCTTCAGAGCCGATGCCATCGATTATGTTTTTCTCACACATGCACATATCGATCATACGGGAAGGATTCCTCTGTTGGTCAAGGAAGGGTTCAAAGGTAAGATTTTCGCCACGTCGGCGACGGCGCAGCTTTGCGATATCATGTTGGCTGACAGCGGTCATATTCAGGAGATGGAAGCGGAGTGGAAGAGCCGCAAGGCTATCAGGGCAGGCAAAAAAGGAGTGGAGCCGCTCTATACAGTACAAGATGCCCAGAACGCAATGCAATTTTTTGAAAGTTGCGTTTATGAAGAGATTTGCGAAATCGATGAAGGCCTCAAGGTAAGGTTCAATGATGCCGGCCACTTGCTTGGGTCCTCCTCCATTGAATTCTGGTTGAAGGAAGGCAAAGAGCGACGCAAATTGGTTTTTTCCGGTGATATCGGCAATTTTGACCAACCGCTGATCAAGGATCCCGACTATATCGATGAAGCAGACTTTGTAATTATGGAGTCAACCTATGGGAACAGGGTTCACAAGAAGCCTGAGAATGCTGTAGGCAGCAGTGTTCCCACCCATATCCGTGCCCAGGAGTTGGCAGAAATCATTGAACGGACGTTCAAGCGCGGAGGAAATGTTATTATCCCTTCCTTCGCAGTAGGGAGGACCCAAGAGATTCTTTATCTGCTCAGGGTGGTAATCGAAAAAAAACTCTGTCCCACAGTACGAGATATTCCCGTGTTTGTAGACAGTCCGCTATCCGTGAAGGCAACCCATGTATTTGCCGGTAATTTGTTCGGGTATATGGATGATGAGACTATGGAGTTGGTGAACAAGGGAATCAATCCGATCCTGTTTCCCTCCCTGGTGACCATCACCGACGTTGCCGATTCCATTGCCTTGAATAAACGAAAGGAGAGTTGTGTCATCATCAGCTCCAGCGGTATGTGTGAAGCGGGACGAATCAAGCACCACCTCAAACATAATCTCTATAGAAGTGAGTGCACCGTACTTTTCAGCGGATATCAGGCAGGAGGTACGCTGGGACGGTCGATTCTTGACGGGGCACGACATGTAACCATTTTTGGTGAGCAGATAGATGTGCGTTGCGAGGTGTGCGAATTGCACGGCATAAGCGGGCACGCCGACCAAGAGGGGTTGATCAAATGGCTGACTTCCTTCAAGAAAGAACCGAGAAGGGCCTTCATCGTCCATGGAGACAAAGAAGTGGCTCCGTGGTTTGCTTCCTTTGTAACACGGACACTGAACATTCAGGCATATGCCCCGGTGGCCCTGGAGCGTTTTGACTTGTTGGACGAGGCTTTGCTGCCGGTCGGCCTGGAGGTCGATGACAAGGTTGTACCATACATTAGGGAACTGCGTGAGGCCTTGGAGGAATTGAAGAAGCAGGAAGCTTCAATGCTGTCGGTTGTCCAGCGCATGCAAACTTCAGGGAGTGAGCTTCATATGGACGAAAAGCGTGCTGTTCGCCTGACCAATGCCATTCATCGTCTTGCCAGCGACTTGGAGTATCTGAAAATGAAATGGGCTGCCGATGCGGATTAA
- a CDS encoding GNAT family N-acetyltransferase produces MQNIRQALPQDLPYMYSIALQTAFAGLDGTPYFYDQWCVGHYYAAPYFFYEPDVCFIALDENSRVSGYIVGTSDTRAFNTWMQQRWLPVLQDHYSQIKDFKSEAEQSVIKTLLKGPGEGLWQNLGYPAHLHIDILEHLQGKGIGKSLMLTFFEAVKKKGASGVHLGVDGRNTRAYGFYERMGFEILEQQNWGSLFGRKLT; encoded by the coding sequence ATGCAGAATATCCGACAAGCCCTACCACAGGACCTACCCTATATGTATTCCATTGCCCTGCAAACCGCCTTTGCCGGGTTGGACGGCACCCCGTATTTTTACGATCAATGGTGTGTCGGACATTACTATGCAGCGCCCTATTTCTTTTATGAACCAGATGTATGCTTTATTGCACTTGACGAAAACAGCAGAGTCTCCGGCTATATCGTTGGTACCAGCGATACCAGGGCTTTCAACACATGGATGCAGCAACGTTGGCTCCCTGTCCTTCAAGACCACTATAGTCAGATAAAGGACTTTAAGAGTGAAGCCGAACAATCGGTAATCAAAACGTTACTCAAAGGGCCCGGCGAAGGGTTGTGGCAGAACCTCGGTTATCCAGCACACTTGCATATTGATATTTTGGAGCATCTGCAAGGGAAGGGAATAGGAAAAAGTCTTATGCTCACCTTCTTTGAAGCAGTAAAGAAAAAGGGTGCTTCTGGTGTCCACTTGGGAGTGGACGGCAGAAACACCCGTGCCTATGGATTCTACGAGAGAATGGGCTTTGAGATACTCGAACAGCAGAACTGGGGTTCCTTGTTTGGAAGGAAACTCACTTAA